caagcaccacacctcaaatcaactccaggccttttatgtgcttaattgagaaataatgaaggaatttccaacacctgcccatgaaacagcctttgagtcaattgtccgattacttttggtccctttaaaaacagggtgccacatgtaaaggagctgaaacgtctaaacccttcatccaattttaatgtggataccctcaaatgaaagctaaaagtctggactttatgtccatgtccattatataactataacttgaatatgttttagtaaacaggtaataaaaactaaGTTttttgtcagtgtccaaatatctatggacctaactgtataatgTGTAGTATGTCTCTTAACATCAGAGGATATAGGTGACATCTGCCTGTACAGTGGCATATGTTAGAGGCATCCCCCTGAGGTGTACATTGAACAATTCTCATTTTATACTACATTTCTTCTGAGGTGCCCATATACCACACATGactctgcagccagtcactggtcaGTCTTTGACATCAAACAGCAcgtgtaaggcctcttttacacttgcgttgtccggatccggcgtgtactccacttgccggaattacacgccggatccggaaaaatgcaagtgtactgaaagcattacATGGGTCGTTCAATTGCAGCACCCCCTGATCTCCAAATATGACACCCCCACAAGCAACAGGCAATCTTTAGTACAGAAAGTGGTATTATGGGACTAACAGTTTGTGTGACAGAGCACAAACAGTACAGCGGGGTCTATGAGAAGCAGATTGCCCGGTTTATTTCATAGACGTGTAACTGAACATCATTCCTGCATACTACGTTCCAGAAGACCGGCCTCTGTTCTCATTTTGTTTTCCTCTGCTCCTGTCTATTTTTGCAGAAATCATAGACCAGCCGGGTGTAGACATCTTTGGCCAGGTCTATAATCAGTGGAAGAGCAAAGAGTGTGTGTGTCCCAACTGTaatcgcagtatagcagcctcaCGCTTTGCCCCCCACCTCGAGAAATGTTTAGGCATGGGCCGGAACAGCAGCCGCATTGCTAATCGAAGGTAAGTGGGGAAAAGGGGGGCTTGCTGGCAGTCTGTAATGATAATGTGTGCCCTTCTCCTCTCAGACACGTGGAAGGAAAAGCTGAATTGTGCATGCAGTtattccgccccccccccccccccccccccacttagaTAGGCATAACTGATTCTTATCTGTATCTATTTCTAAAGCTTGGTGATCAATATGGCCTCCTTTCTAGTTTCCATGGGGTTAGCACTCAGCTTTCCCATATTCCTGAATGTTAAGTTGGTGCCTAGAAAAGCTGggttacaacccccccccccccattatctttTAAGATGACTCTCATGACTGGAGGATTTCACTCATAATACAAATGGCCTGTGAATTTACTTAACTCATCTGGACAGGATCCCAAAACTTTGTCAGATGagtacagtgctcggctatttctaCCGCTCCTGTAGAAACGAATGGAGCAGCGACGCATATTTCTGGCTAGCCTCTGCGTCCATTTCAGGCGAGCTCCAAGAGGTATGGGTTccctgttctcgtgattggtgcggtaggacccccacgatctaatagttatcccctatcctgtgaatgGGGGATAACTTTTTCTAAGTGGAAAAGCCCCTTTAAATCTGTACCTCAGGACCCTCCACTCACGGCTAACAGTGGTTCTCATTCTGTGAATCAGGCCTATACGATCAACCATTTACCTGAATGACCAGCATATAAGTGCTACATTTTCCCTGCATGTGAAGTGTACTACCACATGTGTCTGGAGCTCGGGGAAGCTGATCAGTTGAATCTCATTTTTAAGCGCTAAGTTTGGGGACTGACCTTCCCTGCTCCAATCAATAGATGGCTTCTTACAGTGCCGCAGAAACTGCATGGTGTCCTGGACTTCTTGGGTTGAACCCAGGCTGATTGCAGTGGCAGGCGCTTGTACCTACATGACATGTCCTGTGACCATAGATTGATTATGGACTTGTAACTGATTTTCAGGATTGCAAGCAGCAACAATATGAATAAGTCTGAGAGTGACCAGGAAGACAATGACGATGTCAATGATAATGACTGGTCATATGGAGCAGAGAAGAAAGGTGCGTTTAGTCAATCTGGAGGTAACTAACACGCTGCATTTATTACTATactgcattatttttttgttccatacATTGACCCAAACTgaaagtttttgttttgttttttttttcctttttttttcgcccTTCCTCTGTGTCTTGTGTTCCTTTTCTTTGTCCTGCCTGGTAAACCTTTTCTACTCAATATGTTCTGTTCCCATGTTgtttcctcctcccctgctgtgTCCTGGATCACTACTCCTGTTATATCTGTGCCCACCTTCCTTCTGTAGCTAAGAAGAGAAAATCAGAAAAGGTAAGAGATTTTCCTACTCTGTCTCCTTAAGTCAAATACAAAAATATCTTACCTTGCATAgaagtaaagcaacattttatgtaAAGGAATTTATATTCCGTGTTATATACCTAGTGCAGGACCTGATGGAGGTGGAGCATGAGCGGGGAAGAACACCAGAGGATTTGTGTCATGCTCCACTCCCTCAAGCACAGCACTTGGCATACAGCTATGTATTAATTATgcctggagtgttcctttaagccatgggtgtcaaacatgcggcccgtgggccgcatgcggcccgcaatgaatatttttgcggcccggcagtctagtatctctgaacatgagcgcgctgctatcggcgcgctcatgttctctcagcagcacagggagaaggaagctgtcctccctccccctgtgctgctgccgctgccaccaatgagaagagagggggcggaggaggggcgggcgcactgcgccaccaatgaggagggaggggcgggcgcactgagccatcAATGAtgggactattcccatttcctacacagagcggcgcccagcgatgtctcagcactcaccattagtcctgggcgccgctccgttcgcccgcagtgccccattactgtctcctctcctgctccacatgctgctgattactatcggagcgatgggaggagacatcagcttcactagtgggcgttccttctccctggtaAATTAATTGTTCAGAGTATTTTGGTCGTGTGGATACCTAAGTGtagctttttcttctttttttttttttttttttttttttttttttttttttagtattttattttttggtactttcaatttttatatttacTTATAATGTATTGGCTTACTTCTGTACGTTGATAGATTATGCTGTGTCTCTGTGGCACAGGCTGTGGTTAGGGTAACACTGGTGTGTCCTAACAGCAGGATTACTGAAGTTATAGTTCTGGTGACTATTCTAGATCTTCAGGGCTGACTACAGAGGGTTTACTCAGATCAGATCACTGGGACACAATCAGAGGGTGAAATCCCCTTTGATCCTGCCCTGCTCACATACTTCAGGGTTAAGAGTTGGGATTGGAGCTACCTCTGATCCTGGCTGTAGAGCAAAAGGCTGTTCTAAGAACCAGAGCTGTTACACTTTAGTCGTCGCTGTACACGCTCCTGCTCTACGAACAAAGACtggtgattattttttatttatttatttttttttttcatacactATCAATGTGGTTTTATAATTTTCATTCTACTTTCAGAATCCAAACTCTCCGCGGCGATCAAAATCTATAAAACACAAAAATGGTAAGTTGTACATTTAAAGTAAGAACTAACACTTGGCCCTCTCCGTTTCTATAGACTAGAAGAGAACTTTTCTCTTgaggaccatatgcggaaccattcatttctatgggtctgcaaataaaCTAAACTGAAGTtacgccgtgtgcattctgtttccatatgtccgttctgcaaaaaaaaattgaacatgtcctatttttgtctgcattatggacaaggataggactgttctataatgggccagttgttccgttccacaaaatacgaaaTGTATACagaagtcatccgtattttttgtggaccgcaaaatacatatggtcgtgtgcatgagtcctaatagtattgggggagggggggatatttactgcctctggagGCTGCACTGTATGTTCTATCAAAAGTTCATCCTTTTCCTATTCTCCTAGGGGACCTCTCCGTAAACACAGACTCGTTTAAGGTACTTTTTATAACTCCCATGTAGATGTGGTTatctatgttttttcttttttatttggtTAGTCATTTGATGAAATTCTTAGGCAAAGCAATAACACTAATCAGCAGTGGTTTGCTGCACAGCGCCATTCATGTAtgtgtggctgtgcctggtactgcagcttagaGCCACTATTTGTCAGTCATCACATTGACGAGCATTAGTCAGCATCTCCCtagcctgaaatggctgataacaggcaaCAATGGATTCCATTCAACTGCAGAGCAGAGGACAATCAGTTTCTTTGTGCCCATTTAGGGGGGGAAGGAGGAAGTCATTTTGATGCACATACTGTTGTAAAAATAGAAATTTATTGGTATTTTATTAAATCCATAATTTTTCTTATGACTACGTTCACATCTGCGTCGCTAATCCATTCTCCTGTCCTAGTATAGTAactgtacaaaaaataaaataaatgaagcaCCAGATGCAATATATGCAGCACACCAGCCGTGCCCAGCGGATCACATGGACTGTATTGGGATCTGTTGGGTTTACGTAATTCTGCCAGACAAAATACTTCCATGTTTGTCCCACTTTTTTGTTGGAATCAGCAATGGAGACTCCTGACAGAATCCCCGTCGCAGATCTGAACCAGGCCTAAGAATTGTCAGCCGCCAAAATGACGTGCACGCTTACGGCAGAGCATTGTGCAGATTTTTCATGATCTTATATCTTTTCTCAACAGCAGTACAGTAGCAGTTCAGGAATTAGTTATGAAAATCTGGGTCCAGAGGAGTTACATACCCTGCTAACTACGGTAAGAGAACGTCCTCGTTAGCCTGCCATGCCTTGCGTCAGGCTCACTCCCCAGCTTTTGCCTTTTGAAACTGATTTCTTCTGTAGATTTTGCATCTTCACGATATATCAATGTAAAGTGAAATCTTCccaaactaagggtccattcacatatcagtgtgtgtgttttgcggatccgcaaaacacggacatcggcaatgtgcgttccgcactttgcggaccgcacatcgccggcacttgatagaaaatgcctaatcttgtccgcaattgcggacaagaataggacatgttctatttttttcgggaatggaattgcggacccggaagtgcggatccgcaattctggatccgggcagcacatagcgcggccccatagaaataaatgggtccgcaattccgttccgcaaaatgcataacagaattgcggacgtgtgaatagagcctgaagcctctttcacacgagcgatacggattgtgtcaggatctctTCGGGGAACATCTGAATCAGTTAATTCTgcaattgcgttttttttcccccagacggattgtatccattttttttttttttcacgtgcaTGAGgggaaaactgaagaataacagaATAACATCTCCTAACAACCTTcaataaaaaatgcattgcatctgacCGATTGTATACtgatgccttccgtttttcacgcaagctccattaacttctatggagccagagctgaGTGAAAAACTCACAATATAGAaccttatttttatttaattttttctcctgAACGCAAAGGCGATGGGTGAAAAACTCAgagccataaaaatgaatgggtcaggattcagtccggatgctatgcgTTTGCTACACGCATCACATCCGGATGGAAAGCTTgttcttgtgaaagaggcctaaccataATTCAGCTTTAGAAggcttctgcactttcattttaactgatgatctatccttctgATCgccaggggtccgacacccgggacccccgccgatcagctgtttgagaaggcagcggcgctccagcagcacggccttctcgctgtttaccgctggcccacagacgtcacgactagtatcaactagcgtgggcggggctaagctccattcaactgAACAGagcctagcccccccccccccacgctagttgatactagtcgtgaagtCACTGGGCCGgctgtaaacagcgagaaggccgcggcgctgctggagcgccgctgccttctcaaacagctgatgatctagccagaggatagatcatcagttaaatgaaagtgcagaacccctttaatgagtgaTAATCACTTAGGAGAATAGAGATAAAAGCCAGACAGTCCGCCATCACGCTGCTTCTCTGACTGATTTCACTGACCAGGGGACAGGCGTATGTCTATAGAAGACAATCGGAGCAGAATGTTTAATGAAAACCTAttagaaaaatgatttttagcccataaTAGGTGCAGTGCAAGTATAGTTTTTTAAATCCCCCAAAGATTATATagccttaaaaggggtattcccatttggacgttgatgacctatcttgaacaGGACCTCACTGGGCGCTGCAGTGAATGAAGAGCAGGTCACGCATGCACAGATCGCCATTCACTAATATAGGACTAGCGCACTGCTAGTTTCAGAAGTCTCATAGCAGTCAACTGAGAGAGCCGCACATGCTGCTTTCCGTTCTCTGTAGCAAGTGAATGAGCCTCGTTCTTGAGATGGGAATGTGTCCCAAGGTGAGACCCACACCTGTCAGACCTTTATGGGGCCCAGATGGGAACGGCCCTTTAAGTATACCCAAGGTATAGTGCCCTGGAAAAATGGCATCTGGAGCATTCTTTGAAAAGGGAATCTGACATAAAATATGAAGCCCATAAACGATGTTGGCAGCATCCGGAACATGCGCAGATGAAGCAGAGGCCTGTAACCCATACTTCGCTAGAGCTCTGCATGACTACTCCGGAGACCACGACCGCCCACATAACTATTCACAATGCAGTGTGCTGCTTCATAACTTTCTTTTTTCCATTTGTGCTGAAAGTGATATTTTAGAAAGTGACATCCTTACAAACCTATTACCAGCCTAACATATATTACAATATGGTGGTGGTTTAAGGGCTGCAtatgtgatgacaggttccctatgaAGGAGGCCCCTATGTTCTAACTGCATCGTATACATAGCGTTGTGCATTATGTCAAGTGGTTTCTACAGGGCTCTTTACGCCTAGGAAAGGGGGCCATTTCCAGCATGAATGTAATAAGCGCTCAGCTTCTTTGTGTGAATGATCTTCAATTGAGTCATAGCAACACCTCCTCACAAGGCCTTCATACACATCATACGTTGTATACTGGTATTTCCAGTGTTGTTACTGCCGGTTGTGGCATAAGTATCTTGGGTGGCAAACCTTGATGCCACCTTGCATAGCTTGTTACTGAAGCAAGCTGGGGGTGTGGCACTGCAGGCACCATCATGCCCAACTCTTGTGTTTGAAGAACATAAAAAACACAAGTCTTTAGCCTCAAATGTGTCACTAAAATGTGTTTTTCATTCCTAGCAATGTGGTGTAATATCCGAGCATACCAAGAAGATGTGTACCAGGTCTCTACGCTGCCCCCAACATACTGATGATCAGCGGAGGTCAGTTCGGGTTTACCTCCTCGGATCTTCAGCGTAAGTGATTTCTGTATAGTTCTAGACCCGTGAACCTGTAATAAAACACTTGTTGAATTTTACATAATCCCAGCTTGACTGGAGCTGGAAATAATAAAAAGAGGATGTCTGAGGTCCCTACAAGCAGAACCAGTACTACCTACCTCAAGTACTGTGAAGCAACCTGGAGCAGACCATAACTGTCAGGCTAAAtgcaaattgctgatccgcaaaacttGCGGAACAGCATGGacaacctttaggcccctttcacacgggcgagttttccgtgcgggtgcgatgcgtgcggtgaacgcattgcacccgcactgaatcctgacccattcatttctatggggctgtgcacacgagcggtgattttcacgcatcacttgtgcgttgcatgaaaatcgcagcatgctcctctttgtgcgtttttcacgtaacgcaggccctatagaaatgaatggggttgcgtgaaaatcgcatgcatccgcaagcaagtgcggatgcggtgcgattttcacgcatgggttctaggtgacagtctattcactgtattattttcccttataacatggttataagggaaaataatagcattctgaatacagaatgcttagtataatagtgctggaagggttaaaaataataaaaaagttaactcaccttctcctcttgttagcgtagatcccggtctgttctttagctgtggctaaaggacctttgatgacgtcagatcacatgctccatcaccacggtgatggaccatgtgatctgacgtcaccacaggtcattcagtccacagctaaagaacagaccgggatctacgctaacaagaggagaaggtgagttaacttttttattatttttaacccttccagcactattatactatgcattctgtagtcagaatgctattattttcccttataaccatgttataagggaaaataatacaatcttcagaacatcaatcccaagcccgaacttctgtgaagaagttcgggtctgggtaccaaacatgcgcgatttttctcacgcgagtgcaaaaagcatgacaatgttttgcactcgcgcggaaaaatcgtgcattttcccgcaacgcacccgcctcttatccgggcaaaaaacatgacgcccgtgtgaaagaggccttaatgtaactgcctattcttgtctgcaaagcgcggacaagaataggacatgtcattttttttttttttttttgcggggccacagaacggagcaacggattgaattgaatgggtccacatccgagccgccaaaactgtggctcggatgcggaccaaaacaacagccgtgtgcatgaggcctcaggccGCTGCACCTACCTAGGCATTAGACTTTGTTCACATCCTGATGCAGTTGAGGTTTAAAGAAGTTTCTTTGTTCTTACATTGATGGCCTCAAATACATCCATGGGTTTTAGATGTTTTTGCTGGCATTTTTGGAACATTTGTAATGTGAGTGAGCGAAAAGCCAGAAAAAACCCTACCAAACCCAGAGCAtgctggcccagatttactaatcttatAAATGAGGTAAACATAGACAAGCTGTTAGTCCTGCACCATATTTATCACAGGGTTCAGGCTATATTCATCTAtaccagtggtgcccaaccatttttcatctgagggccgcactagacatggtataaattttgcggtcCAGAACCAGGTTGCT
The sequence above is a segment of the Bufo gargarizans isolate SCDJY-AF-19 chromosome 6, ASM1485885v1, whole genome shotgun sequence genome. Coding sequences within it:
- the ATXN7L3 gene encoding ataxin-7-like protein 3 isoform X3 codes for the protein MRMEDMSLSGLDNSKLEALAHDIYTDLVEDTCLGLSFEVHRAVKCGYFLLDETDPESMKDFEIIDQPGVDIFGQVYNQWKSKECVCPNCNRSIAASRFAPHLEKCLGMGRNSSRIANRRIASSNNMNKSESDQEDNDDVNDNDWSYGAEKKAKKRKSEKNPNSPRRSKSIKHKNGDLSVNTDSFKQYSSSSGISYENLGPEELHTLLTTQCGVISEHTKKMCTRSLRCPQHTDDQRRSVRVYLLGSSASLPEPDGSTDNDSFDVVEGQALMGRLPWDGSSDISPSDSVSSKASTNNSDTRKPKKKKPSHINMSSAGGASKKKKPKAPAPLTPGMYSELN
- the ATXN7L3 gene encoding ataxin-7-like protein 3 isoform X1 gives rise to the protein MRMEDMSLSGLDNSKLEALAHDIYTDLVEDTCLGLSFEVHRAVKCGYFLLDETDPESMKDFEIIDQPGVDIFGQVYNQWKSKECVCPNCNRSIAASRFAPHLEKCLGMGRNSSRIANRRIASSNNMNKSESDQEDNDDVNDNDWSYGAEKKGAFSQSGAKKRKSEKNPNSPRRSKSIKHKNGDLSVNTDSFKQYSSSSGISYENLGPEELHTLLTTQCGVISEHTKKMCTRSLRCPQHTDDQRRSVRVYLLGSSASLPEPDGSTDNDSFDVVEGQALMGRLPWDGSSDISPSDSVSSKASTNNSDTRKPKKKKPSHINMSSAGGASKKKKPKAPAPLTPGMYSELN
- the ATXN7L3 gene encoding ataxin-7-like protein 3 isoform X4, whose translation is MRMEDMSLSGLDNSKLEALAHDIYTDLVEDTCLGLSFEVHRAVKCGYFLLDETDPESMKDFEIIDQPGVDIFGQVYNQWKSKECVCPNCNRSIAASRFAPHLEKCLGMGRNSSRIANRRIASSNNMNKSESDQEDNDDVNDNDWSYGAEKKAKKRKSEKNPNSPRRSKSIKHKNGDLSVNTDSFKYSSSSGISYENLGPEELHTLLTTQCGVISEHTKKMCTRSLRCPQHTDDQRRSVRVYLLGSSASLPEPDGSTDNDSFDVVEGQALMGRLPWDGSSDISPSDSVSSKASTNNSDTRKPKKKKPSHINMSSAGGASKKKKPKAPAPLTPGMYSELN
- the ATXN7L3 gene encoding ataxin-7-like protein 3 isoform X2; protein product: MRMEDMSLSGLDNSKLEALAHDIYTDLVEDTCLGLSFEVHRAVKCGYFLLDETDPESMKDFEIIDQPGVDIFGQVYNQWKSKECVCPNCNRSIAASRFAPHLEKCLGMGRNSSRIANRRIASSNNMNKSESDQEDNDDVNDNDWSYGAEKKGAFSQSGAKKRKSEKNPNSPRRSKSIKHKNGDLSVNTDSFKYSSSSGISYENLGPEELHTLLTTQCGVISEHTKKMCTRSLRCPQHTDDQRRSVRVYLLGSSASLPEPDGSTDNDSFDVVEGQALMGRLPWDGSSDISPSDSVSSKASTNNSDTRKPKKKKPSHINMSSAGGASKKKKPKAPAPLTPGMYSELN